Below is a genomic region from Candidatus Epulonipiscium sp..
TTGAACTTCCTAAGGATACAACTACTGCTGCAATATATTTTGAAACCATTTGGAAAACAAATCCCTCAAAAGAGGATTTAGTTGATTTTTATTTAGATACCATCGAACTGAATAAATTAGAGATAGAAACAAGTAAAATTCAACTTCCCAGTTTGGCAGAGGCGTATAAAGACTGCTTTAGTATGGGAATCTCCATCGTTAATGAAGACTTAAAAGATGAAGTTAAAAGAGAATTAATTACTGAACAATTTAACAGCATAACCATGGGAAATGAATTAAAACCAGATTATTTATTGGACTACAATGCTAGTATTTCTGACTCTAAGCATAATGAATCCCCAGTACTTAAATTTGATACTGCTAAGCCAGGGTTAGATTTTGCAAAAGAAAATGGACTAAAGTTCAGGGGGCATACCCTTATATGGCATAGCCAAACTCCCCGTTGGCTTTTCACAGAAGGATATTCTAAAAAAGAAGATGCTCCTTTGGTTTCTAGGGAAATTATGCTCAAGCGTATGGAAAATTATATAAGGCAAGTATTTGAATATACTAATGAAAACTATCCCGATTTAATCTATGGATGGGATGTGGTTAATGAAGCTATAAATCCCGATGATGGGGCCCAAAAAGGTTATCGTTCTAAGGATAGCCTATGGTACCAGGTCATAGGGGAAGACTATGTAGAAAAAGCCTTTGAGTATACTAGAAAATATGCGCCAAAAAACGTTAAGCTTTTTTACAATGACTATAATACCTATGAACCAGCCAGAAGAGTGGCCATCTACAACCTAGCCCAAGAATTAAAAGAAAAGGGATTAATAGATGGGATAGGGATGCAAAGCCATATTACAATAGACTATCCTTCTTTGGTGGATTATGAAGCAACTATAAAAAAATTTGCCCAGCTGGATTTAGAAATTCACATTACGGAACTGGATATGAACCTTCAATCCAATGGGGAGGAAGATTTCTTAAAACAAGCAAAACGCTATAAAAGATTATTTACTACTTTTAAAAGAATAAATGAGGAAAAAACAGCTAATATTACAAATGTTACCTTTTGGGGAATCAGCGATGAATACTCATGGCTCAATAAAGATGGACCTAATTATCCCCTTTTATTTAACAAATACTTACAACCTAAGGAAGCTTTTTGGGGAGTACTTAGGGATGTATCTGTACCATTATACTAAATAGATAACAGGAGGTATCAACATGGGAGAGTACATGGCATATAAAGATGAAAGTCTAAGCTTTGAGGAAAGGGCAAGGGACTTGGTATCTAGGATGACCCTAGAAGAAAAGGTATTTCAGACCCTTCATGGGGCTGCAGCCATTAAAAGATTAGGAGTAAAGGCATACAATTGGTGGAATGAGGCGCTACACGGGGTAGCAAGGGCAGGGGTAGCTACCGTATTTCCCCAAGCTATAGGATTAGGAGCAACTTTTGATGAAGACCTAATTGAGGAAATAGCAGATGTTATTTCTACTGAAGGAAGAGCCAAATTTAATATGCAACAAAAGTATAGTGATTTTGATATATACAAAGGCCTTACCTTTTGGTCCCCTAATGTCAATATCTTCCGTGACCCTAGATGGGGTAGGGGGCACGAAACCTTTGGGGAAGACCCCTATCTTAGCGGTAGATTAGGTTCAAGATTTGTCCAAGGCCTACAGGGCCACCATGAAAAATATATGAAGAGCGCAGCCTGTGCAAAGCATTTTGCGGTCCATAGCGGACCAGAGAATCTTCGACATAGTTTTAATGCCATTACATCTACCAAGGATTTATACGAGACCTATCTTCCAGCCTTTAAAACCTGCGTAGAAGAGGCAAAGGTAGAAGCCATCATGGGTGCTTACAACCGTACCAATGATGAGCCTTGCTGCGGTAGTAAGGCCCTACTGGTAGATATTCTAAGAGGGGAGTGGGAATTTGAAGGTCATGTGGTTTCTGACTGCTGGGCAATCAAAGACTTCCACGAATATCATATGGTTACATCTACAGCAGTAGAGTCCGTTGCCCTTGCCATGAATAACGGCTGCGACCTTAACTGTGGAAACATATACGGCAATTTACTAATAGCTCTAAGGGAAAATATGGTTTCTGAAGAAACCATAGATAAGGCAGTAACAAGGCTCATGACCACTAGGATGAAGCTTGGACTATTTGATGCCGAGGATAAGGTGCCCTATAATACTATAGGCTATGAAAAGGTAGATTGTAAGGAACATAAAGAACTAAACCTAAGGGCAGCTAGAAAATCCCTAGTACTTCTTAAAAATCAAGATAGTCTATTGCCACTTGATAAGAAAAAACTTAAAACAGTAGGTGTAATTGGTCCTAATGCCAATAACCGCAAGGCCCTTGTTGGTAATTATGAAGGAACAGCTTCAGAATATATCACAGTTTTAGAAGGCCTTAAGAATTATTTAGAAGAGGATGTAAGGGTGCTTTATTCTGAGGGCTGTCACTTATTTAAAGAAAAAGTATCGGGTTTAGCAGAAAAAAATGATAGAATAGCAGAGGCAAAAGCCGTGGCAGATGCCAGTGATATCGTCATTGTCTGCATGGGATTAGACCCTGGATTAGAAGGGGAAGAAGGAGATCAAGGCAATGAATTCGCCAGTGGAGATAAAAAGGATCTAAACCTTCCGGGGATTCAAGAAGAAGTGCTAAAGGAAATCTACAATATGGGCAAACCAGTCGTATTGGTGTTATTATCCGGAAGTGCCCTAGCTGTTACTTGGGCAGATAAAAATATTCCAGCTATTATCCAGGGCTGGTATCCCGGAGCCCAAGGTGGAAGGGCCATTGCTGAGATGATATTTGGTGAATATAGTCCCGAAGGAAAACTACCGGTTACTTTTTACCGCACCACAGAGGAACTGCCTGAATTTACGGATTATTCCATGGAAAACAGAACCTATAGATATATGGAGCAAGAAGCCCTATATCCCTTTGGTTATGGACTTGGCTACACGGGGTTTACCTTTAAAAATCTTGAAATCAAAACAAAAGGCAAGAAAAAAATATTGAAAACCTTAGATTTGGACGAAGATATCCTATGCAGTATCGATGTGAAAAACATCGGGGACTTAGAAGGTGCCGAAACCGTACAAGTATATATAGAAGTTGAGGGGGAAGATACTCCTAACTGGCAATTAAAAGGGCTTAAAAAGATTCACCTTAAGCCCCAAGAAGAAACCACCATTACGATTCAACTCCCAAAAGAAGCCTTTGGACTATATGACGAAGAAGGCAAACTGACCTATAAGAAGGGGCAGTACAAAATCCATATGGGAGGATCCCAACCGGATAAAAGAAGTATTGCCTTAACAGGACAAAAACCCCTAAGTAAAACCCTCCAATACTAAAATCATACCAATACAGATACCCCCCTCATAGGGCAGGCATAAAAGCCTGCCCAAGTTTTATGCAATAAAATATATAGATTGCCTTGACTATTGTTCTTGTAAAAGCTACTATTGCAAATGAAAGATAACTTATATCAAGCAAATAAAACCAACTCATTAGGAGGTCGCAATGATAAAAATAATTAAAGAATTAAAACCATTCACTCTATCGGTTATGGTCATTATCGCCTTGCTTTTTATGCAGGCCATCACCGAACTTGCTCTCCCTGATTATATGTCTAATATCGTCAATGTAGGAATACAGCAAAACGGTATCGAAAACACCGCTCCTAGGGTGATTAGAGTCAGGGAAATGGACAAGATTAAGCTATTTTTAAACGATGAAGAAAGAACCATCATCGACGAAAATTATAAGGTAATAAGTAAGAGTACCCTTAAAGGGAAGGACTATAATCTGTATATCAAAAAATATCCCATCCTCAGAAAGGACGATTTATATGTTTTAAATCCCTCTTCAAAGGATACAATAGAAGCCCTTGCCTCCTTTCTGAGCAAGCCCATGCTTATAGTGGAGACCATAGAAAAAGGGGTTTTTAGTGAAAAAATGTCGCTACCCGAGGGGGCGGATCCGTTTGTTGCGCTATCTAAATTATCCCAGGAGCAGGTAGATATCATAAAAACTAAAGCTAATGAACAATTTAAATCCCTGCCTGAATCCATGATAAGCCAAGGTGCCACTAATTATATTAAATCTGAATACGAGGCCATAGGGATAAACATAAATAAACTTCAATCCAATTATATCCTATCTATTGGAGGAATTATGCTGCTTATATCCTTATTAAGTATGGGAGCAGCCATATCCGTTGGATTTTTATCAGCTAGAACTTCTGCAGGACTTGGGAAAAACCTCAGGGATAAGGTGTTCAAAAAAGTCACCACCTTTTCTAATAGTGAATTTGATGACTTTTCTACAGCTTCTTTAATTACTAGAAGCACCAATGATATACAGCAGGTTCAGATGTTTACAGTAATGCTTCTTAGAATGGTATTTTACGCCCCTATTATAGGAATCGGTGGGGTTATCAGAGCCCTAAGGACAAACACTTCCATGGCTTGGATAGTGGGGGTTGGGGTTTTGGCAATACTGACCTTGGTGATACTTCTTTTTTCTGTAACAATGCCCAAGTTTAAAATTCTACAAAAGCTTGTAGATAAGGTAAATAGGGTAATGAGAGAATCCCTTAATGGGATGCTTGTCATAAGGGCCTTTAATACCCAAAAGATAGAAGAAAATAAATTTGATAAGGCCAATAAAAACTTAACAAAAACTAACCTTTTTGTATCTAGAATGATGACCTTTATGATGCCTACTATGATGTTCATTATGAATGGAATCATTTTACTTATCATATGGGTAGGAGCTCATGAAATAGAAAATGGTACCATACAAGTAGGGGATATGATGGCATTTATGCAGTATTCCATGCAAATTATCATGGCTTTCCTTATGATATCCTTGGTTTCTATTATCCTGCCCAGGGCTTCTGTATCAGCCCAAAGAATTTCTGAGGTACTAGATAAGAATACTTTGATAAACGACCCTGAAAACCCTATGAAGGTTACAGGTAATAAGGGCTTATTAGAATTTAGAAATGTAAGTTTTAGATATCCTAATGCTGAAGAATGTGTTCTTCAAGATATATCTTTTGTAGCAAAACCAGGGCAAACCACTGCCTTTATTGGAAGTACAGGCAGTGGAAAATCCACATTAATTAATCTTATTCCAAGATTTTATGATGTAACCAAGGGGGAAATTCTCCTTAACGGAGTTGATATAAGACATATGAAACTCCATGATATAAGGGAAAGAATTGGATATGTTCCCCAAAAAAGCATCTTGTTTTCCGGAACAATAGAAAGCAATCTAAAGTACGGTAAAAATGCCAATGTAGAAGATGAAGCTATAAAAAGAGCCATAAGAATAGCCCAGGCTAAAGAGTTTATCGATACAAAAGAAGAAGGGTTTTCTTCTGAAATATCCCAAGGGGGTACTAATGTATCCGGAGGCCAAAGACAAAGATTGTCCATT
It encodes:
- a CDS encoding glycoside hydrolase; amino-acid sequence: MKKRVLFDYFALLTFVFILLSGCASKNNNLSPKESTKNPPVENQDKQEQKEHPREDEISLRVELEKPKIVNKLILREDFENGNPGFSPRGSETIEIINNLSYQGNKSLRVANRKETWNGPIIDLTDSMIPGEKYHISAWLKYENADVNELIIDCKVEKNGNEYLDFGTIKLTHGKWDNLIGDIELPKDTTTAAIYFETIWKTNPSKEDLVDFYLDTIELNKLEIETSKIQLPSLAEAYKDCFSMGISIVNEDLKDEVKRELITEQFNSITMGNELKPDYLLDYNASISDSKHNESPVLKFDTAKPGLDFAKENGLKFRGHTLIWHSQTPRWLFTEGYSKKEDAPLVSREIMLKRMENYIRQVFEYTNENYPDLIYGWDVVNEAINPDDGAQKGYRSKDSLWYQVIGEDYVEKAFEYTRKYAPKNVKLFYNDYNTYEPARRVAIYNLAQELKEKGLIDGIGMQSHITIDYPSLVDYEATIKKFAQLDLEIHITELDMNLQSNGEEDFLKQAKRYKRLFTTFKRINEEKTANITNVTFWGISDEYSWLNKDGPNYPLLFNKYLQPKEAFWGVLRDVSVPLY
- a CDS encoding glycoside hydrolase family 3 protein, with protein sequence MAYKDESLSFEERARDLVSRMTLEEKVFQTLHGAAAIKRLGVKAYNWWNEALHGVARAGVATVFPQAIGLGATFDEDLIEEIADVISTEGRAKFNMQQKYSDFDIYKGLTFWSPNVNIFRDPRWGRGHETFGEDPYLSGRLGSRFVQGLQGHHEKYMKSAACAKHFAVHSGPENLRHSFNAITSTKDLYETYLPAFKTCVEEAKVEAIMGAYNRTNDEPCCGSKALLVDILRGEWEFEGHVVSDCWAIKDFHEYHMVTSTAVESVALAMNNGCDLNCGNIYGNLLIALRENMVSEETIDKAVTRLMTTRMKLGLFDAEDKVPYNTIGYEKVDCKEHKELNLRAARKSLVLLKNQDSLLPLDKKKLKTVGVIGPNANNRKALVGNYEGTASEYITVLEGLKNYLEEDVRVLYSEGCHLFKEKVSGLAEKNDRIAEAKAVADASDIVIVCMGLDPGLEGEEGDQGNEFASGDKKDLNLPGIQEEVLKEIYNMGKPVVLVLLSGSALAVTWADKNIPAIIQGWYPGAQGGRAIAEMIFGEYSPEGKLPVTFYRTTEELPEFTDYSMENRTYRYMEQEALYPFGYGLGYTGFTFKNLEIKTKGKKKILKTLDLDEDILCSIDVKNIGDLEGAETVQVYIEVEGEDTPNWQLKGLKKIHLKPQEETTITIQLPKEAFGLYDEEGKLTYKKGQYKIHMGGSQPDKRSIALTGQKPLSKTLQY
- a CDS encoding ABC transporter ATP-binding protein — translated: MIKIIKELKPFTLSVMVIIALLFMQAITELALPDYMSNIVNVGIQQNGIENTAPRVIRVREMDKIKLFLNDEERTIIDENYKVISKSTLKGKDYNLYIKKYPILRKDDLYVLNPSSKDTIEALASFLSKPMLIVETIEKGVFSEKMSLPEGADPFVALSKLSQEQVDIIKTKANEQFKSLPESMISQGATNYIKSEYEAIGININKLQSNYILSIGGIMLLISLLSMGAAISVGFLSARTSAGLGKNLRDKVFKKVTTFSNSEFDDFSTASLITRSTNDIQQVQMFTVMLLRMVFYAPIIGIGGVIRALRTNTSMAWIVGVGVLAILTLVILLFSVTMPKFKILQKLVDKVNRVMRESLNGMLVIRAFNTQKIEENKFDKANKNLTKTNLFVSRMMTFMMPTMMFIMNGIILLIIWVGAHEIENGTIQVGDMMAFMQYSMQIIMAFLMISLVSIILPRASVSAQRISEVLDKNTLINDPENPMKVTGNKGLLEFRNVSFRYPNAEECVLQDISFVAKPGQTTAFIGSTGSGKSTLINLIPRFYDVTKGEILLNGVDIRHMKLHDIRERIGYVPQKSILFSGTIESNLKYGKNANVEDEAIKRAIRIAQAKEFIDTKEEGFSSEISQGGTNVSGGQRQRLSIARALAKSPELFIFDDSFSALDFRTDATLRKAMKEELKDRTILIVAQRINTIRNAENIIVLDEGKVVGMGSHKELLKTCDVYKQIALSQLSEEELAI